A section of the Zavarzinella sp. genome encodes:
- a CDS encoding allophanate hydrolase subunit 1: METDQTVVERWDYLGDRAIMAYCSSEAACARFARSVQQQNFPWLLDVVPSYFTVGVFYDLAAISPFEALKLLQQITVQSDDHLSATRHTIPCCYEMALDAERVCQHTRLSFPEVVRLHSGTIYQVYAIGFCPGFPYLGYLPAELAGIPRLESPRLALPAGSVGLTGRQTGIYPLPRPGGWNIIGQTPLCLVDVEDNYFPLSVGDQVQFQPIDRDTYEQLLGQRLAIQQVV; encoded by the coding sequence ATGGAAACAGATCAAACAGTCGTCGAACGCTGGGACTATCTGGGCGATCGGGCAATTATGGCCTATTGTTCCAGCGAAGCAGCATGTGCCAGATTTGCACGAAGCGTCCAGCAGCAAAACTTTCCATGGTTGCTGGATGTTGTTCCATCCTACTTCACTGTGGGTGTTTTCTACGATCTGGCGGCGATTTCACCATTTGAGGCATTGAAATTGCTTCAGCAAATTACTGTGCAATCAGATGATCACCTTTCTGCCACACGGCACACGATCCCTTGTTGTTACGAGATGGCACTGGATGCGGAGCGAGTATGTCAGCACACAAGATTATCATTTCCTGAAGTAGTGCGTTTGCACAGTGGGACAATCTATCAGGTGTATGCGATCGGATTTTGCCCAGGCTTCCCATATCTGGGGTATTTGCCTGCAGAACTAGCTGGCATTCCACGTCTGGAAAGCCCACGTCTGGCGTTACCTGCAGGCAGTGTGGGTCTAACGGGTAGGCAAACAGGAATCTACCCACTTCCCAGGCCAGGTGGTTGGAATATCATTGGCCAGACACCGCTTTGTCTTGTTGATGTGGAAGACAATTATTTCCCACTTTCCGTGGGAGATCAGGTTCAGTTTCAGCCGATTGATCGGGATACTTACGAACAACTTCTCGGGCAGCGGTTGGCAATTCAACAGGTGGTATAA
- a CDS encoding DUF309 domain-containing protein produces the protein MLFPEQNFMENNEPDPTLFYEGVELFNAGRYHEAHDCWEEMWHVCSAFDRNFYKGLIHCAICIYHATRENAAGANKLYHSGIAYLRQYSNPYRGIDHYLLCDLLTQYCQPLLTGATIGPLVTGSKPCINLRKDDGSTELFHE, from the coding sequence ATGTTATTTCCGGAACAGAATTTTATGGAGAACAATGAACCAGATCCCACCCTGTTTTATGAAGGTGTGGAGCTGTTTAACGCTGGCAGATACCACGAAGCGCACGATTGTTGGGAAGAGATGTGGCACGTTTGTTCTGCATTTGACCGCAACTTCTACAAAGGTTTGATTCATTGTGCCATCTGCATCTATCATGCTACAAGAGAGAATGCTGCAGGCGCAAACAAACTCTACCACAGTGGTATTGCCTATCTACGCCAGTATAGCAATCCGTATCGAGGCATCGATCATTATCTGCTATGCGACTTATTAACGCAGTACTGCCAACCACTGTTAACCGGTGCAACCATCGGGCCGCTGGTTACAGGTAGTAAGCCCTGCATTAACTTGCGTAAGGATGATGGGTCAACTGAACTTTTTCATGAATAG
- a CDS encoding RNA polymerase sigma factor: MMTGKVLSTLIERHAAALVLYARQFTPHADDVVQEAFIELAAARKELEDPLPWLFRVVRNKAVSCARSDGRRQRRHLQVAQTRPEWFVTSAEHDEELQQVQVALQRLPQELREVVVAHLWGGLSFDRIAPLIGISAPTCWRRYQEAIQLIREQLGEPCKTQND; this comes from the coding sequence ATGATGACAGGGAAAGTGCTATCCACGTTAATCGAAAGACATGCGGCAGCACTGGTGCTGTACGCACGGCAATTCACCCCACATGCCGACGATGTGGTGCAGGAAGCCTTTATTGAACTGGCGGCAGCGCGTAAAGAACTGGAAGATCCCCTGCCCTGGCTGTTTCGCGTGGTGCGGAACAAAGCGGTTTCATGTGCGAGATCTGATGGCAGACGCCAGCGACGACATTTGCAGGTAGCGCAGACTCGGCCAGAATGGTTTGTAACCAGTGCAGAACATGATGAAGAGTTGCAGCAGGTACAGGTTGCCTTACAGAGGCTGCCACAGGAATTGCGGGAAGTTGTCGTTGCCCACCTGTGGGGCGGGCTTTCCTTCGACAGAATCGCCCCGTTGATTGGTATTTCAGCGCCCACGTGCTGGAGACGGTATCAGGAAGCGATTCAGTTAATCAGAGAACAGTTAGGTGAGCCATGCAAAACCCAGAACGATTAG
- a CDS encoding ComF family protein: MLQAIVGGIRDLIFPSLCAWCREPCADDVSFCPKCTTEILTDGHYTCPKCLTNVSPLAHVADGCSMCEKDTFHYDHASRLNYYDGTIRDIILQMKQQQGLVLAYSLGVLWGRHFQERFAQYQFDAIVPVPLHWTRRWVRLYNQSAELAGGIAQVLNLPVLNNALLRVKRTPRQTQSSPTARRENMRGAFRASRRVNLDGKRILLVDDVLTTGSTASEAAKALRQVGASFIHVAVVAHR; this comes from the coding sequence ATGTTGCAAGCGATTGTTGGTGGTATCCGAGACCTGATCTTTCCTTCGCTCTGTGCGTGGTGCCGCGAACCATGTGCCGATGATGTTTCATTTTGTCCGAAATGCACCACCGAAATCCTGACTGATGGCCATTATACCTGTCCGAAATGCCTGACGAATGTATCCCCGTTGGCCCACGTGGCAGATGGGTGCAGTATGTGCGAAAAAGACACCTTTCATTACGACCACGCCAGCAGACTGAATTATTACGATGGCACCATCCGCGATATTATCCTGCAGATGAAGCAGCAGCAAGGGTTGGTGCTGGCATATTCCCTGGGTGTGTTGTGGGGAAGGCATTTTCAGGAGCGTTTTGCCCAGTATCAATTCGATGCAATCGTGCCCGTTCCGTTACATTGGACCCGACGTTGGGTGCGGCTCTACAATCAGTCGGCTGAACTGGCAGGTGGAATCGCGCAAGTGCTTAACTTGCCAGTACTTAACAATGCCTTGCTGCGTGTAAAACGAACCCCGCGGCAGACACAGAGCAGTCCCACCGCACGGCGGGAGAATATGAGAGGTGCTTTTCGTGCATCCCGCAGGGTAAATCTGGACGGGAAACGGATTTTGCTGGTAGATGATGTGCTGACCACAGGCAGCACGGCCAGTGAAGCAGCCAAAGCACTGCGTCAGGTGGGGGCATCATTCATTCATGTGGCAGTGGTGGCCCACAGATAA
- a CDS encoding LON peptidase substrate-binding domain-containing protein, which produces MNSDSHKPAIPFDGTTRLFPLPGLVQFPGIFQGLHIFEQRYRQMTADALADDQRITLVLLQEGWDRNYDLAPPIHPVGCLGNIVRSELLDDGRYNLLFEGTHRVRILEELPTDRLYRTAKVEILPTIEDLSEPIARQLRDTFQQTILPYFPETQTQAKLKKLFQNENLTLVMELLASQLPLPFQSKQILLEMDGAEDRIRFFLEVFQQTMDNLRTPNRGNYDQPFSEN; this is translated from the coding sequence ATGAATAGTGATTCGCACAAACCCGCGATACCATTCGACGGAACAACTCGTTTGTTTCCGTTGCCCGGTCTTGTGCAATTCCCAGGGATTTTTCAAGGTCTGCACATTTTTGAGCAGCGCTATCGCCAGATGACGGCTGATGCTCTGGCCGATGATCAGCGGATCACGTTAGTGTTGCTGCAGGAAGGATGGGATAGAAATTACGATCTGGCACCTCCAATTCATCCTGTGGGCTGTCTGGGCAACATCGTTCGGAGTGAATTGTTGGATGATGGGCGATATAATCTGCTCTTTGAAGGCACCCACCGCGTGCGGATTCTTGAAGAACTCCCCACCGATCGGTTATACCGCACTGCGAAAGTAGAAATATTGCCCACGATCGAGGATTTGTCTGAACCAATTGCAAGGCAATTACGAGATACGTTTCAACAAACGATACTACCCTACTTTCCTGAAACGCAAACGCAAGCAAAGCTGAAAAAGCTGTTTCAGAATGAAAATCTGACTTTGGTGATGGAACTGCTCGCTTCGCAGTTACCGTTGCCATTCCAGTCAAAACAAATTCTGCTGGAAATGGATGGTGCGGAAGATCGAATCCGGTTCTTTCTGGAAGTTTTTCAACAGACAATGGATAATCTACGAACACCCAACCGGGGAAATTACGACCAGCCGTTCAGCGAAAACTGA
- a CDS encoding STM4012 family radical SAM protein, which translates to MPSLPSTQHPEMTDLFVNPYAGYSYAYPHKLAYRDFALPVPLNDLWAEESKTNLFLYLHIPFCHYRCGFCNLFTAAQPQETMVEHYLDACQRQFQVVQREIQPESISQFAVGGGTPSILSNAQLRDCMHAIQEVFRFSIPQIAASIEVSPDTIDRDKCLLIKELGFSRVSIGVQSFDPTDASACGRPQNQKQVLDSLSILASTGFPTFNIDLIYGMNSQTEASWLASLNQALEYSPNELFLYPLYVRELTGLGKTGKHASDTRLRLYEMGRDFLLEQGFTQQSMRQFVKKYNTQTNDRSYCCQVDGMIGLGCGARSYTTKMHYSHDFAVSQGKTKEIIRQFVLSADSDFAQVGHGFRLNADEQHRRYVIQSILNTTGLDVTAYQRRFSSDCCDDLPELFPLLRAGYLEYHQNVIKPTARGLQWSDAIGPSLYSPSVQRLMEESTIQ; encoded by the coding sequence ATGCCGAGTTTGCCATCGACCCAACATCCTGAAATGACCGATCTATTTGTAAATCCTTACGCAGGATATAGTTACGCATATCCACACAAATTGGCTTATCGGGATTTTGCCCTACCTGTTCCGTTAAATGATCTCTGGGCGGAAGAATCGAAAACGAATCTTTTTCTTTATTTGCATATCCCATTTTGCCACTATCGGTGCGGTTTCTGTAACCTCTTTACCGCTGCTCAGCCACAGGAAACGATGGTGGAACATTACCTGGACGCCTGCCAACGACAGTTTCAGGTGGTGCAGCGCGAAATCCAGCCAGAATCGATCAGCCAGTTCGCTGTCGGTGGGGGAACGCCCAGCATTCTCAGCAATGCCCAGTTACGGGATTGCATGCATGCAATTCAGGAAGTGTTTCGATTTTCGATCCCACAGATTGCTGCGTCAATTGAAGTGTCGCCAGACACGATTGATCGCGATAAATGCCTGCTGATCAAGGAGTTAGGGTTTTCGCGTGTCAGCATCGGGGTGCAGTCATTCGACCCCACTGATGCCTCCGCATGTGGGAGACCGCAAAACCAGAAACAGGTGCTTGATTCGCTTTCAATTCTGGCATCAACTGGCTTTCCCACGTTCAATATTGATCTGATTTACGGCATGAACAGCCAGACAGAGGCATCCTGGCTCGCATCACTGAACCAAGCGTTAGAATATTCGCCCAATGAGCTGTTTTTGTACCCACTTTACGTGCGAGAATTAACCGGCTTGGGGAAAACCGGCAAACATGCCAGTGATACCCGCCTGCGGTTGTACGAAATGGGACGCGATTTTTTGCTGGAACAGGGATTTACCCAACAATCGATGCGGCAATTTGTGAAGAAGTACAATACTCAAACGAATGACAGATCTTATTGCTGCCAGGTGGATGGGATGATCGGCCTGGGTTGTGGGGCAAGATCATACACCACGAAGATGCACTATTCGCACGATTTTGCCGTTTCACAAGGGAAGACAAAAGAGATAATCAGACAATTTGTCTTGTCTGCGGATTCCGATTTCGCACAGGTGGGACATGGCTTCCGGTTAAATGCGGATGAGCAGCACCGAAGGTATGTGATTCAGTCAATTTTGAACACCACTGGTTTAGACGTAACTGCATACCAGAGAAGATTTTCCAGCGATTGCTGCGATGATTTGCCGGAACTGTTCCCACTGTTACGTGCAGGATATTTGGAATATCATCAGAATGTGATCAAGCCCACAGCACGTGGGCTCCAGTGGTCGGATGCGATTGGTCCCAGCCTGTATTCTCCTTCCGTACAGCGATTGATGGAGGAAAGCACCATCCAATGA
- a CDS encoding type II secretion system F family protein: MATQYSYAALADWCRVLGKSLQAGLSWEKSLAMLVRSGPPELRLVSEEIQNDLKMGKSFHDSLIFRAPELPPMLHGLVQAGEQSGRLDQVLTQLADYYSRIRDMRRRTLTRLARPGIQMVGAIFVVVVAMIVSGLMTPPENNQVNVFGASGIFGALLVLSLVISVILIAIGAWFILRKNASSAALTKKLMSIPILGSVITNRTMWNFTTALHYSADSTMNVEEMVVLSFESTGNSYFKSFQDSCLRLVKQGKTLQQALGKNPVFSDRFLGMLTIGETTGQVSESMGREARYYEEQFEESLKRLSNAIIWGVYGFSGLIIIVLIFRFAMIYINAIGG, encoded by the coding sequence ATGGCCACACAATATTCTTATGCCGCACTCGCCGATTGGTGCCGTGTTTTGGGCAAATCGTTACAAGCTGGCCTCAGTTGGGAGAAATCGCTTGCAATGCTGGTGCGTTCTGGCCCACCGGAATTACGACTGGTCAGTGAAGAAATCCAGAACGACCTGAAGATGGGCAAAAGTTTTCACGATTCTCTCATTTTTCGGGCACCAGAGTTACCTCCCATGCTGCATGGCCTGGTGCAGGCGGGAGAACAATCTGGCCGTTTAGATCAAGTGCTTACCCAACTGGCTGACTATTATTCTCGAATCCGGGATATGCGTCGGCGAACTTTGACCCGCCTTGCCAGACCCGGTATTCAGATGGTGGGGGCTATTTTTGTTGTCGTTGTGGCGATGATCGTTTCTGGACTGATGACTCCCCCAGAAAACAATCAGGTCAACGTTTTTGGAGCGTCCGGCATCTTTGGTGCGTTACTGGTTCTGTCTCTGGTCATCAGCGTCATCCTGATTGCAATCGGTGCGTGGTTTATTCTGCGAAAAAACGCCTCCAGTGCCGCACTGACCAAAAAGTTGATGTCCATTCCAATCCTCGGTAGTGTGATCACGAATCGGACGATGTGGAATTTTACCACTGCACTCCATTATTCTGCCGACAGCACCATGAATGTGGAAGAGATGGTGGTTCTCAGCTTTGAAAGCACCGGAAATAGTTACTTTAAGTCCTTTCAGGATAGTTGTTTGCGCTTGGTGAAGCAAGGGAAAACGCTTCAGCAGGCGTTGGGCAAAAACCCGGTGTTCAGCGATCGCTTTTTAGGTATGCTGACGATTGGCGAAACCACGGGTCAGGTGAGTGAATCCATGGGGCGGGAGGCACGCTATTATGAAGAACAGTTCGAAGAAAGTCTGAAACGTCTCAGCAACGCGATCATCTGGGGTGTTTACGGCTTCAGCGGGCTGATTATCATTGTGCTGATTTTCCGCTTCGCGATGATTTACATCAACGCAATTGGTGGGTAG
- a CDS encoding STM4013/SEN3800 family hydrolase: MQTWPVGKANILWLVLDSLRFDVAQHTFQAGQTPHFAEHFPGGWEKRHSPGSFTFAAHAAFFAGFLPTPAVPGKHARPIALEFPGSETCTSSTVVLPTDNVVTGFRAIGYHTICVGGVGFFNKRSPLGSVFTTHFHESYWSEETGVTSPTCTEKSVQAALEMLSRVPVGQYKYLFINIAAIHQPNAHYLPGCGTDCLESHAAALVHVDRALAPLWAGLQATSPWHCVVFSDHGTAYGEDGYNGHRLAHSVVWDVPYAEFAIDPTS, encoded by the coding sequence ATGCAAACATGGCCTGTGGGCAAAGCCAATATTCTGTGGCTGGTTCTGGATAGTTTACGATTCGACGTTGCCCAGCATACATTTCAAGCAGGCCAGACACCTCATTTTGCTGAACATTTTCCAGGCGGGTGGGAAAAACGTCATTCCCCTGGAAGTTTTACTTTTGCCGCGCATGCAGCCTTCTTTGCAGGTTTTTTGCCCACGCCAGCAGTGCCGGGTAAGCACGCCCGCCCAATCGCACTGGAGTTTCCAGGTAGCGAAACCTGTACCAGCAGCACGGTGGTGCTGCCCACAGATAACGTGGTGACTGGGTTTCGGGCGATTGGTTACCACACAATATGTGTCGGCGGGGTGGGGTTTTTCAACAAACGTTCTCCGCTTGGCTCGGTTTTCACCACTCACTTTCACGAAAGTTATTGGTCAGAGGAAACCGGCGTGACATCGCCCACTTGTACTGAAAAAAGTGTCCAGGCAGCGTTAGAAATGCTCTCCCGCGTACCAGTGGGGCAATATAAGTACCTGTTCATCAATATTGCGGCAATTCATCAGCCCAATGCCCACTATCTGCCCGGATGCGGTACTGATTGTCTGGAAAGTCATGCCGCTGCACTGGTGCATGTCGATCGTGCCCTGGCCCCACTGTGGGCAGGATTGCAAGCGACTTCCCCATGGCATTGCGTCGTATTTTCCGATCATGGCACCGCTTATGGTGAAGATGGATACAATGGACACCGATTAGCACATTCTGTCGTTTGGGATGTACCCTATGCCGAGTTTGCCATCGACCCAACATCCTGA
- a CDS encoding DUF1573 domain-containing protein, giving the protein MLRSLFVCLSVVTVISHASAGSADTFFDEKVKNFGRVGYGPILEHDFRLTNTTNQTISISSAAVSCGCVSATIPVNSLRPGESTYVHATMDTKRFIGFKEVSIYVRFGNPRAEVTLKVQATRDDTVLLEQKAVQAGETLQFGVVHYGEEAKGTLDIAIPANNGLKILDVDSETSFVSATASVAGVRDGKAIISVQAKMTRGLDTGTWGTKLRVKTNHPQYAEIVIPAQVEIISSITAVPSSVRFPDTRVGQQQERLIIVKGTEPFKIMGVRNGNVSIVAQADTTQSKERHLVRLIYNPKEAGSLNQAIELVTDQKDTSITIPVSGTATKE; this is encoded by the coding sequence ATGCTACGATCGTTGTTTGTCTGTTTGAGTGTGGTAACAGTAATTTCACATGCCTCTGCTGGTAGTGCAGACACGTTTTTTGACGAAAAAGTGAAAAACTTTGGCCGCGTTGGATATGGACCAATCCTGGAACATGATTTCCGCCTGACCAACACCACCAACCAAACCATCAGCATTTCTTCAGCAGCGGTGTCCTGTGGGTGCGTCTCTGCAACCATTCCTGTAAACTCTTTGCGGCCTGGCGAATCCACGTATGTGCACGCTACGATGGATACCAAACGGTTTATCGGCTTCAAAGAAGTTTCGATCTACGTTCGATTTGGCAACCCACGTGCAGAAGTAACCTTGAAAGTTCAGGCCACCCGTGATGATACGGTGCTGCTGGAACAAAAAGCAGTTCAGGCGGGAGAAACGTTACAATTTGGTGTGGTACATTATGGCGAAGAAGCGAAAGGCACGCTGGATATTGCGATTCCTGCAAACAATGGTTTGAAAATTCTTGATGTGGACAGCGAAACATCATTCGTTTCCGCAACAGCATCAGTTGCGGGTGTGCGAGATGGTAAAGCAATTATCTCAGTTCAGGCGAAAATGACCCGTGGTTTAGATACTGGTACCTGGGGCACCAAACTGCGTGTGAAAACGAACCACCCGCAATATGCTGAAATTGTGATCCCTGCCCAAGTGGAAATTATCTCAAGCATCACCGCTGTTCCATCCAGTGTGCGATTTCCTGATACCCGTGTGGGACAACAACAGGAACGGCTGATTATTGTGAAAGGCACCGAACCGTTCAAGATTATGGGGGTGCGTAACGGCAATGTCAGTATTGTGGCACAGGCAGATACTACTCAGTCCAAAGAACGACACTTGGTCCGGCTGATTTACAATCCGAAGGAAGCTGGTTCGCTGAATCAGGCAATTGAACTGGTAACGGATCAAAAAGATACCAGCATTACCATTCCAGTTTCCGGCACGGCAACCAAAGAATAA
- a CDS encoding STM4011 family radical SAM protein: protein MTALSILYRGPLSSCNYGCEYCPFAKHRETEAELAHDRECLERFVLWCESNTERPLRIFFTPWGEALIRQWYRTAMVWLSQMRHVQKVACQTNLSYSLDWLKAINRETTALWCTYHPGETKREKFVEKINKLSSFGIAHSVGIVGLKEHMQEATLLRTALPTSTYVWVNAYKRVANYYSTEERAFWTAIDPHFETNNQYHTSFGEECTTGSEVISVDGTGNVQRCHFVKETLGNLYQNKLSEILRITLCPNEKCGCYIGYVHLEKLDLAAVYGERILERIPLQLIPEKVQILPATVGNNF from the coding sequence ATGACAGCACTTTCGATCCTTTATCGCGGCCCACTTTCCAGTTGCAATTACGGGTGCGAGTATTGCCCCTTTGCCAAACATCGAGAAACGGAGGCGGAACTTGCCCACGATCGGGAGTGCCTGGAACGCTTTGTGCTTTGGTGTGAATCGAATACTGAACGCCCGCTGCGGATTTTTTTTACCCCCTGGGGCGAGGCACTGATTCGCCAATGGTACCGCACGGCAATGGTGTGGCTATCCCAGATGAGGCATGTCCAAAAAGTTGCCTGCCAGACCAACCTCAGTTATTCGTTGGACTGGTTGAAAGCGATAAATCGTGAAACAACTGCGTTGTGGTGTACTTACCACCCTGGGGAAACCAAACGGGAGAAATTTGTAGAAAAGATTAATAAACTTTCATCTTTTGGCATCGCCCATAGTGTTGGCATTGTGGGGTTGAAAGAACATATGCAGGAGGCGACATTGCTTCGAACTGCTTTGCCAACAAGCACTTACGTCTGGGTGAATGCGTACAAGCGTGTGGCCAATTATTATTCCACTGAAGAACGTGCGTTCTGGACTGCGATTGACCCTCATTTTGAAACGAACAACCAATACCACACCAGTTTTGGGGAAGAGTGCACCACCGGATCGGAAGTGATTTCAGTCGATGGTACTGGAAACGTACAACGATGCCACTTTGTGAAAGAAACGTTGGGGAATCTCTACCAGAACAAACTGAGTGAGATACTTCGCATCACTCTCTGCCCCAACGAAAAGTGCGGGTGTTACATCGGATACGTTCATTTGGAAAAGCTGGATTTAGCAGCGGTGTACGGCGAACGAATCCTGGAAAGGATCCCTCTGCAACTGATTCCAGAAAAAGTTCAGATATTGCCAGCTACTGTGGGAAATAATTTCTAA
- a CDS encoding DUF1559 domain-containing protein translates to MKKISFFSSAYLLIVAWCGHAATIPPEVAKFIDANTVLVGRIQPASLDMQPIIDLVIETDKTVSNEAKDVSKSWKEMQAAFTKAGGKDVWLLYRTTDFPNNPVILITGNGTPFDTKMLERLSEGANPFRDWAQKIDIHNGVALIGNPTALDATKSIKSAARSDLTSAFEALPEGQVSVVVSLPQVARDIIQDSVPEIPTEIGGGKIELFTKNLQSIGLSLNVGKRSTATCQIQCEDNKGAMEMLKWLSDLEVSKLVGAGDEPMRAWLAKYIQLFVTKTKVEVKDARISAIISFDAAIPLVVDFLKTQPATRTVSANNMKQIGLAIHNYADTHGHFPCDICDENGKPLLSWRVAILPYIEQEVLYRQFRLNEPWDSEHNIRLSEVVVKVFSPKSLGRDQIRQTNYLMPTGKGLAGEIIKEEILDKNRKPTGKFKYRGQKFTDFHDGTSNTVILVEADPKKAVIWTKPGDLVIDPANPVQHLQKPYDTGFLSLLGDGSVHFFLSKCTIRKKFYPYFTRSGGEIPTLEDE, encoded by the coding sequence ATGAAAAAAATATCATTCTTCAGCAGTGCGTACCTTCTCATCGTTGCATGGTGTGGTCATGCCGCTACGATCCCACCTGAAGTGGCAAAATTTATAGATGCCAATACGGTGCTTGTGGGGCGAATTCAGCCCGCATCCCTCGATATGCAACCGATTATTGATCTGGTTATTGAAACTGACAAAACAGTCAGCAATGAAGCAAAAGATGTCAGCAAGTCCTGGAAAGAAATGCAGGCGGCCTTTACCAAAGCAGGTGGCAAAGATGTCTGGCTTTTATACCGCACCACCGATTTCCCCAATAATCCGGTGATTCTGATCACAGGGAATGGCACACCGTTTGATACCAAAATGCTGGAAAGACTATCCGAAGGGGCTAACCCCTTCCGCGACTGGGCACAGAAAATTGATATCCACAATGGCGTTGCCTTAATTGGAAATCCAACAGCACTAGATGCCACCAAGTCGATCAAATCTGCCGCACGCTCGGATTTAACCTCTGCCTTTGAGGCACTCCCCGAAGGCCAGGTGAGTGTGGTGGTTTCGCTACCCCAGGTGGCACGAGACATCATTCAGGATTCCGTGCCAGAAATCCCCACAGAAATTGGCGGGGGAAAGATCGAATTGTTCACAAAAAATCTGCAATCAATCGGACTATCCCTAAACGTTGGGAAACGATCCACAGCCACCTGCCAGATTCAGTGTGAGGATAACAAAGGCGCTATGGAAATGCTGAAATGGCTTTCCGATCTGGAAGTGAGCAAACTTGTGGGTGCTGGCGATGAACCGATGCGTGCATGGTTGGCCAAATATATTCAACTGTTCGTCACAAAAACAAAGGTCGAAGTCAAGGATGCCCGCATCAGTGCAATAATTTCGTTTGATGCAGCGATCCCTCTAGTGGTGGATTTTCTGAAAACCCAGCCTGCAACCCGCACCGTCAGTGCGAATAATATGAAACAAATCGGGCTGGCGATACACAATTATGCAGATACGCATGGCCACTTTCCGTGCGACATTTGTGATGAAAATGGCAAGCCGCTCCTCTCCTGGCGGGTAGCAATCCTGCCTTACATCGAACAGGAAGTACTTTATCGGCAATTTCGCCTGAATGAACCATGGGATAGCGAACACAATATTCGTTTAAGTGAAGTAGTTGTGAAAGTATTTTCACCTAAAAGTCTTGGGCGGGATCAAATTCGACAGACTAATTATTTGATGCCCACGGGTAAAGGATTGGCAGGGGAGATCATTAAGGAAGAAATACTGGACAAAAATCGCAAGCCCACCGGGAAGTTCAAGTATCGTGGCCAGAAATTTACAGACTTTCACGATGGCACATCCAATACAGTGATCTTGGTGGAAGCAGACCCCAAAAAAGCAGTGATCTGGACGAAACCAGGTGATCTGGTCATCGATCCCGCCAATCCAGTGCAGCACCTGCAAAAGCCATACGATACTGGATTTTTATCGTTGCTTGGCGATGGATCGGTGCATTTTTTCCTTTCAAAATGCACGATCCGAAAAAAGTTTTACCCATACTTCACACGGTCCGGTGGGGAGATACCCACCCTCGAAGATGAATAA